The Primulina huaijiensis isolate GDHJ02 chromosome 6, ASM1229523v2, whole genome shotgun sequence genomic sequence TCACTCATCCAATCCGAGCCGTTCTCTCACCTCTCCTCCGTCGCATCCTGCTGCCGCAGCCACCATCAGGTCCCTCAGGCTCCACCACCTGCTTCTATCTGCCTGCAGCGTGGCAAAACCCGCCACAGAATCTTACCCCTCAGATGCTCCCTCGCTTCCTTAAACCATCAAACTATCGTCTCTTCCGTCGCCGCCCCATCGGCGGAATCCCTCTTGCTCCATCTCACAGCTTCTTCCCCTCAGACTCCTGCCACCTCCATGCGTGGCGCCGATTCCGACGCCATGGGGTTGTTGCTCAAGGAGCGCATTGTATTCCTGGGCAGCAGTGTTGATGATTTTGTCGCTGATTCAATTATTAGTCAGCTGTTACTGTTAGACGCTCAGGATTCGAGGAAGGATATCCGGCTCTTCATCAATTCTTCTGGTGGTTCACTCAGGTTCGTATACTCAAAATTGTTCTTGGCTTTTTAGTTTTATGAAGtctttttaattcattttgtaaTTTTATGATATGGCCAAAGAAAAATGGATGGCTTGGCTTCAATCTTTGCTGGCTAATTTTTCAGTTCATTTGAATATGGGAATCCCTAAGATTAGCTTTAGTCACTATAGGTGAATTATATTTCCATGTGTAGCTTGTTACTAAGATTAAATGACCAATATATATTATGAGTTGGTATTATAGTCACTGCCAGAATATGATTTGAGTACGTTTATATTGGTGGATTGGCATTGCTTCCAATGTTATTTGAAATTGGGTCTTCTGGGTTGCCAAATGTTTGTGCTAGTCCTTATTGGTTAGCGTAGCTAAGATGGCATACTGAGGTTTTTCCTCCTAATTGATTGTGTTGAGAAAGTGAGGAACTTTGAATGTGGAGCCCAacaatttttaccattatttcTGGAGTTGATTGACAGGTTGAAGGAGTGTATGTAGTGGTCTCTCTGTAGGAGGATATGGCTTCATATGCGTATTCTTTTTTCTAAAACtacatatatttgatttatttctatATAATGTGATTGATGTGTCTTTGAATCTTTCAATGATTATGCAGTAGTTTCGTTAGTATTATCAACCTTCACATGCTCCAGTTAAACAGAATCAGTGGTATAATGTGATGCGCGTGTCACTGAGTCTTTTTTATGCTGTTTTTTAAGATTCTTCATCGCGGTGCTTGCCCCCATATCTACCCGCCTATATGATAATAGTGGTCTACCCCTTCCATTGAAAGAAAATAGGGAGCttagtaaaaagaaaaattagtgTATTCAAAATCAAAGATTTTATTCACCTCACAGTAGTGCAGTTATCTTAATTAGTGCTCCTACAAAGGATTGATCTCATCTCCGAAGCGATTACTTCTTTAATTGGTGaaagcatgtttatgaatttattgcATTTTAATACCTCATGAGTTATGATCTATCTAAATTATGTTATGCAGTATTGATTGATGACCATAATAAGTTACTTATCCCCTATTTATGGCGTCAAGTCTTTGCAACTTGAACCATATCTAAATGTGACTGCATTGGATGGAGTTACATGGCAAAAATATTGATTAACCCTATTCCAAGTTCATCGTCTCATGGAATAGGTTTTAGTTGTGGTTTAGGCTTCTatatattctttaatttttcgCAAGTTCATTCATATACATTTTTCACTCCAGCGCTACGATGGCCATCTTTGATGTTGTACGGCTAGTTAGGGCCGATGTCTCCACGATTGCTCTTGGCATATCAGCATCAACAGCATCCATCATTCTTGGTGGTGGCACTAAAGGCAAGCGCTTTGCGATGCCTAATACCCGAATCATGATCCACCAACCATTGGGAGGTGCTAGTGGGCAAGCTATTGATGTGGAAATTCAAGCCAAGGAGGTAATGCATAACAAGAAGAACGTCACAGGAATTATATCTGATTGTTCTGGTAGATCATTTGAACAAGTTGAAAAGGATATTGATAGAGATCGCTACATGTCCCCGATTGAAGCAGTTGAATATGGCTTAATAGATGGAGTTATTGATAGGGATAGCATTATTCCACTTGAGCCTGTCCCAGAAAGAGTTAAACCCTCTACATTCAATTATGAGGAGATCAGCAAGGACCCGAAAAAGTTTTTGACACCTGATATCCCTGATGATGAGATATATTAGTCAGGACATTTATTTCGGGTAAACATCCtttataaatttcatttttgctTTTGTACTTGGTGCTGAACATCCTTTGATTCACATGTACTtacagatgtttcagatttccAATGAAACCTTGACttcatgttttaaatttaaCATCTCATTGAACTAAAGAACAATTTTTCAGAATTTTAAGAGTGACTAAAATTATTGACATTCTGCTTGTTTATTGATGCACTAATATTTCACTCACCAATGTCTTAAACGACTTGTTAAGGTTGATTTTAGAACTACTAGAAGCACATTTTTTGTCATCTGCCGATGATTCTAGTTACAGTAAAATAAGTTCCATCTTGATGTCTTTTCATGATCTCCCTTCAGATTGGCATGTGATTATCATATACTGTACTGAAGCATATTTGAGGGATTCTT encodes the following:
- the LOC140979971 gene encoding ATP-dependent Clp protease proteolytic subunit 4, chloroplastic-like, whose translation is MDSLIQSEPFSHLSSVASCCRSHHQVPQAPPPASICLQRGKTRHRILPLRCSLASLNHQTIVSSVAAPSAESLLLHLTASSPQTPATSMRGADSDAMGLLLKERIVFLGSSVDDFVADSIISQLLLLDAQDSRKDIRLFINSSGGSLSATMAIFDVVRLVRADVSTIALGISASTASIILGGGTKGKRFAMPNTRIMIHQPLGGASGQAIDVEIQAKEVMHNKKNVTGIISDCSGRSFEQVEKDIDRDRYMSPIEAVEYGLIDGVIDRDSIIPLEPVPERVKPSTFNYEEISKDPKKFLTPDIPDDEIY